The following coding sequences are from one Microbacterium sp. SORGH_AS_0969 window:
- a CDS encoding acyl-CoA desaturase: MPPGIPTPVTSNEEQFIASTIVESRLGPVRQTYSGTTEFPPIAKAYTELSQVVRESGLLVRTRVFYALVGSALVLAFAGCIAGFVLLGDSWFQLLIAAALGILFTQVAFLAHEANHRQIFASGPANDRLALWIGNGVVGMSQSWWASKHTRHHANPNRVGKDPDIEIDTISFLDEDAAKARGIQRWITQRQGWLFFPLLTLEGLNLHVLAIRHLLSRGEVKGRWTELGLIALRFTVFVAPVFVFLPLGMAFAFLGVQLAVFGVYMGASFAPNHKGMAVIAPGAKLDFFSKQVRTSRNISGGWWATWLMGGLNYQIEHHLFPNMPRPHLSRAREIVIEHCQTLGVPYVETTLLQSYGIVIQYLNRVGLAARDPFECPLTSAARRV, encoded by the coding sequence ATGCCTCCCGGGATCCCGACTCCGGTCACCTCAAACGAGGAGCAGTTCATCGCCTCCACCATCGTCGAGTCCCGTCTCGGCCCCGTTCGTCAGACCTACTCCGGCACCACCGAATTCCCCCCGATCGCGAAGGCCTACACAGAGCTGTCCCAGGTCGTTCGCGAGAGCGGACTCCTCGTCCGCACCCGCGTGTTCTACGCTCTCGTCGGCTCCGCCCTCGTCCTGGCCTTCGCCGGCTGCATCGCCGGATTCGTGCTCCTCGGCGACAGCTGGTTCCAGCTGCTGATCGCCGCAGCCCTCGGCATCCTGTTCACGCAGGTGGCGTTCCTCGCCCACGAGGCGAACCACCGTCAGATCTTCGCCTCGGGCCCCGCGAACGATCGTCTGGCGCTGTGGATCGGCAACGGCGTCGTCGGCATGAGCCAGTCGTGGTGGGCCTCGAAGCACACCCGTCACCACGCCAACCCCAACCGCGTCGGCAAGGACCCCGACATCGAGATCGACACCATCTCGTTCCTCGACGAGGACGCGGCCAAGGCCCGCGGCATCCAGCGCTGGATCACCCAGCGGCAGGGCTGGCTCTTCTTCCCCCTGCTGACGCTGGAGGGCCTCAACCTGCACGTGCTGGCCATCCGCCACCTGCTCTCGCGCGGCGAGGTCAAGGGTCGCTGGACCGAGCTGGGACTCATCGCCCTGCGCTTCACGGTCTTCGTGGCCCCGGTCTTCGTGTTCCTCCCCCTCGGCATGGCCTTCGCGTTCCTCGGTGTCCAGCTCGCGGTGTTCGGCGTGTACATGGGCGCCTCGTTCGCGCCCAACCACAAGGGCATGGCGGTGATCGCTCCCGGCGCGAAGCTCGACTTCTTCAGCAAGCAGGTGCGGACCTCGCGCAACATCTCAGGCGGCTGGTGGGCCACCTGGCTCATGGGCGGGCTGAACTATCAGATCGAGCACCACCTGTTCCCGAACATGCCGCGGCCGCACCTGAGCCGCGCGCGCGAGATCGTCATCGAGCACTGCCAGACCCTCGGCGTGCCCTACGTCGAGACGACGCTGCTGCAGTCCTACGGCATCGTGATCCAGTACCTGAACCGCGTCGGCCTCGCGGCCCGCGACCCGTTCGAGTGCCCGCTGACCTCGGCGGCCCGCCGGGTCTGA
- a CDS encoding response regulator transcription factor, whose translation MRVLIVEDEPYLAEAIRDGLRLEAIAADIAGDGDSALEQLGYTAYDVVVLDRDIPGPNGDEIARHLAVQPTAPRVLMLTAADRLDDKASGFESGADDYLTKPFVLKELVLRLRALARRPATGAPPILELDGIRLDPFRREVYRDGRYVSLTRKQFAVLEVLMSAGGGVVSAEVLLERAWDENADPFTNAVRITISTLRKRLGEPWLIQTVAGVGYRIGPTDA comes from the coding sequence ATGCGCGTGCTGATCGTCGAGGACGAGCCCTATCTCGCCGAGGCGATCCGCGACGGACTCCGGTTGGAGGCGATCGCAGCGGACATCGCGGGCGACGGCGATTCCGCGCTCGAGCAGCTCGGCTACACCGCGTACGACGTCGTCGTCCTCGACCGCGACATCCCCGGACCCAACGGCGACGAGATCGCCCGCCACCTCGCCGTCCAACCGACCGCCCCGCGCGTGCTCATGCTCACCGCCGCCGACCGCCTCGACGACAAGGCCTCGGGGTTCGAGAGCGGTGCGGACGACTACCTGACCAAGCCGTTCGTCTTGAAGGAGCTCGTGCTGCGACTGCGTGCGCTCGCGCGGCGGCCCGCGACCGGGGCTCCCCCGATCCTCGAGCTCGACGGCATCCGTCTCGATCCGTTCCGGCGCGAGGTGTACCGCGACGGCCGATACGTCTCGCTGACCCGCAAGCAGTTCGCCGTGCTCGAGGTACTCATGTCCGCGGGCGGCGGCGTGGTGAGCGCCGAGGTCCTCCTCGAGCGCGCGTGGGACGAGAACGCCGACCCCTTCACCAATGCCGTCCGCATCACGATCTCGACGCTACGCAAGCGCCTCGGCGAGCCGTGGCTGATCCAGACCGTCGCCGGCGTCGGATACCGCATCGGTCCCACGGATGCGTGA
- a CDS encoding metallophosphoesterase family protein, with translation MATRLLLVADTHVPKRARSIPDAVRRAASEVDLIVHAGDWVTEAVLDGLLSLGPVLGVWGNNDGADLRARLPEIARAEIEGVRVAVVHETGAATGRERRMDAAFPDTDLLVFGHSHIPWDTSTPAGVRLLNPGSPTDRRRQPRCTMMTLTLAEGTIRDLALHEVVRD, from the coding sequence ATGGCGACCCGACTGCTGCTCGTGGCCGATACGCACGTCCCGAAGAGAGCCCGGTCGATTCCGGATGCCGTGCGCAGAGCGGCATCCGAGGTCGATCTGATCGTCCATGCGGGGGATTGGGTGACCGAGGCGGTGCTGGACGGGCTCCTCTCCCTCGGGCCCGTGCTGGGGGTGTGGGGGAACAACGACGGTGCCGATCTGCGCGCTCGACTGCCCGAGATCGCGCGCGCCGAGATCGAGGGGGTCCGCGTCGCCGTGGTCCACGAGACGGGTGCCGCGACCGGCCGGGAGAGACGGATGGACGCCGCGTTCCCGGACACCGACCTGCTCGTGTTCGGGCACAGCCACATCCCGTGGGACACCTCGACACCGGCGGGTGTGCGTCTGCTGAACCCCGGATCGCCGACGGACCGCCGACGACAGCCGCGGTGCACGATGATGACTCTCACGCTGGCCGAGGGGACGATCCGCGATCTCGCCCTGCACGAGGTCGTCCGCGACTGA
- a CDS encoding HAMP domain-containing sensor histidine kinase, producing MRERPPGLSVRIKLTLSYAVFVVIVGIALFTVGFLVLRFLPEGTLYATSGLFTPARRDLADVFVKYAWFTVAGLAVIGLGGGWIVAGLMLRPLTRITDAARAVRDGSLDRRVDLPGRRDELTDLADTFDAMLARIAETVQEQRRFAANASHELRTPHATMRTMLEVAKADPASVDVERLIARLDDTNERAIRLTEAILALSRASSGGVVARTEVEIDALAAEVCGELAPLATRTSARLTTRIVSPAVAIADETLARQMLTNLVHNAIVHSTPDGELAREAQIAVRTDARSVVIDVANTGAVLSRETVATLPEPFVRAAGRARPAEGGTGLGLAIAVAIVRVHEGSLELWPREGGGLHARVRLPRPTAVHER from the coding sequence ATGCGTGAACGTCCGCCCGGACTCTCGGTCCGGATCAAACTGACGCTCAGCTACGCAGTCTTCGTCGTGATCGTCGGGATCGCCCTGTTCACGGTGGGGTTCCTCGTCCTGCGGTTCCTGCCCGAGGGCACCCTCTACGCCACGAGCGGCCTCTTCACTCCCGCTCGCCGCGACCTCGCCGACGTCTTCGTGAAATACGCGTGGTTCACCGTCGCCGGGCTCGCCGTCATCGGCTTGGGCGGAGGCTGGATCGTCGCGGGTCTCATGCTCCGGCCGCTGACGCGCATCACCGACGCCGCGCGGGCGGTGCGCGACGGGAGCCTGGACCGTCGCGTGGACCTCCCCGGCCGGCGGGACGAGTTGACCGACCTCGCCGACACCTTCGACGCGATGCTCGCGCGCATCGCCGAGACCGTGCAGGAGCAGCGGCGTTTCGCCGCGAACGCCTCGCACGAGCTGCGCACGCCGCACGCGACGATGCGCACGATGCTCGAGGTGGCGAAGGCCGACCCCGCGAGCGTCGACGTCGAGCGGCTGATCGCCCGCCTCGACGACACGAACGAGCGGGCGATCCGGCTGACGGAGGCGATCCTCGCCCTCTCGCGCGCCTCGAGCGGCGGCGTGGTGGCGCGTACCGAGGTGGAGATCGACGCCCTCGCCGCCGAAGTGTGCGGCGAGCTCGCTCCGCTCGCGACGAGGACGTCCGCACGGCTGACCACGCGTATCGTGTCGCCCGCCGTCGCGATCGCGGACGAGACGCTCGCCCGCCAGATGCTCACGAACCTCGTGCACAACGCGATCGTCCACAGCACACCCGACGGCGAGCTTGCGCGCGAGGCGCAGATCGCCGTGCGGACGGACGCGCGCAGCGTCGTGATCGACGTCGCGAACACCGGCGCCGTGCTGTCCCGTGAAACGGTGGCCACGCTCCCCGAGCCGTTCGTTCGCGCGGCGGGGCGCGCCCGCCCCGCGGAAGGCGGCACGGGCCTCGGTCTCGCCATCGCCGTCGCGATCGTGCGCGTGCACGAGGGCTCGCTCGAGCTCTGGCCACGCGAGGGCGGCGGACTGCACGCGCGCGTGCGCCTGCCCCGGCCGACCGCTGTTCACGAGCGGTGA